One part of the Solanum dulcamara chromosome 3, daSolDulc1.2, whole genome shotgun sequence genome encodes these proteins:
- the LOC129882822 gene encoding uncharacterized protein LOC129882822 — MEYQLENLVESIKSKVRKLKKSKKPYIKMKKSSSVKVEIRNKKAHKLVEKTLQTANHPGKHSL; from the coding sequence ATGGAGTATCAGTTGGAGAATTTGGTGGAGTCGATAAAGTCGAAGGTaaggaaattgaagaaatcaaaaaagCCATATATCAAGATGAAAAAAAGCTCCAGTGTCAAGGTTGAGATCCGCAACAAGAAAGCTCATAAGCTCGTCGAGAAAACTCTCCAAACAGCTAATCATCCTGGCAAGCATAGCCTTTAA